In Sphingobium amiense, a genomic segment contains:
- a CDS encoding energy transducer TonB family protein: MNEEPRAGYGQPSAWSQRLGAGLAAASCCLLVLVALNANLSGRLRMTQPVQVSRFRLFTPSPPSPPPSTLSRSRTDEARLSPERRPAHPPELATTGERGGPASSPIPAAPAIASPFAVAPVSRPPAPEPEVAPPQAQDDKKQSALAAYQRQLWARIAARKPAGIHLDGVATVRFIVGADGALIAVELAGSSGNAALDRLALRTVRNAAPFPTPPMGVESEQLVFTIPFSFH, translated from the coding sequence ATGAACGAGGAGCCGAGGGCAGGCTATGGCCAGCCCTCGGCCTGGTCGCAGCGCCTGGGCGCGGGCCTTGCCGCCGCGTCATGCTGCCTGCTGGTGCTAGTGGCGCTCAATGCCAATCTATCGGGACGGCTGCGAATGACGCAGCCTGTGCAGGTGAGCCGCTTCCGGTTGTTTACCCCGTCGCCACCGTCACCACCGCCTTCAACGTTGTCGCGATCGCGGACAGACGAGGCCCGCCTATCGCCGGAGCGGCGCCCTGCGCACCCGCCCGAGCTGGCTACGACGGGAGAAAGAGGCGGACCAGCTTCGTCGCCTATACCCGCTGCTCCAGCAATCGCCTCTCCGTTCGCTGTCGCGCCGGTAAGCAGACCGCCCGCGCCGGAACCCGAGGTCGCGCCGCCGCAAGCCCAGGATGATAAGAAACAGTCCGCGCTTGCGGCCTATCAGCGCCAGCTCTGGGCGCGAATAGCCGCGCGCAAGCCCGCGGGGATCCACCTCGACGGGGTCGCAACGGTCCGCTTCATCGTCGGGGCTGACGGCGCGCTGATTGCCGTCGAGCTGGCCGGCAGCAGCGGGAATGCCGCGCTCGATCGCCTGGCGCTCCGCACGGTGCGCAATGCTGCTCCTTTTCCAACACCGCCTATGGGCGTGGAAAGCGAGCAGTTGGTCTTTACGATACCATTCAGCTTTCATTGA
- a CDS encoding TonB-dependent receptor: protein MPAFARSTSKQPTFKVRLAGSFAFPALVAVLAGAPISRAFAQDGTPLPEVDVSSASEAGSTVSGERLSPSRLRDLQVGSSDTAAILQSVPGVSGYGAGGFSTLPVIRGLEAQRLTVLVDGVAIASACPNDMNPPLSYTDPQTVSAIDVITGVSPVSYGGDSIGGIIRVESAPPRFAKQGETLLTGETSAFYRSNGDGFGGALSVTAASDKVSLTYNGSYTQADNFKGGGSLGVVRSSEYAKTDHSLNLAAQVSNGLIELKGGYHFAPYEGFPNQYMDMTSNKSWFLNGHYAGVFDWGNLDVRASWRDTDHVMNFLADKGGTATGGMPMNTEVHSASYTVQADILLGGGTLRLGSEFQHQWLNDYWPPVVGNMMMGPNAFINVNGAKRDRLGTFLEWETRWDSGFSLIAGIRNDQVWMNTGKVAPYGTGMMQMADVMAAAAFNKADRKRHDSNWSGSLLVRYALSDGADIEIGYARKVRSPNIYERYSWGRGSMASRMIGWFGDGNGYVGNLDLRPEKADTLSAALAISGGGKDGWSFKIAPYYTHVDEYIDAFKLADFTDMMGSPTGFVQLQFANQKAEIYGIDISGAVPLWSSSSAGTARLTARASWLHGQNLTDHAPLYHQMPFNAALSLEHRIGGLETRIDLDIVTEKDRADPTRNEPRTGSYALLNVQLAYRIDKVRLTLGADNLFDKAYYAPLSGMSLGDLKATGVRRPVPGRGRSVNAGITIAF, encoded by the coding sequence ATGCCTGCCTTCGCTCGCTCCACCAGCAAGCAACCAACTTTCAAGGTTCGCCTCGCCGGGAGCTTCGCTTTTCCCGCACTCGTCGCTGTGCTGGCGGGCGCCCCCATCTCGCGAGCCTTCGCCCAGGACGGGACGCCGCTGCCAGAGGTCGACGTTAGCTCGGCGAGCGAGGCGGGGTCGACGGTTTCGGGTGAGCGGCTTTCCCCCTCGCGCCTGCGCGACCTTCAGGTCGGCTCGAGCGATACCGCAGCGATCCTGCAAAGCGTACCCGGCGTCAGCGGCTATGGGGCCGGGGGCTTCTCGACCTTGCCGGTGATCCGGGGCCTTGAAGCGCAGCGCTTGACCGTGCTGGTCGACGGCGTGGCGATTGCCTCGGCCTGTCCGAACGATATGAATCCGCCCCTGTCCTACACCGATCCGCAAACCGTGAGCGCGATCGACGTCATTACCGGCGTTTCGCCAGTCAGCTATGGCGGCGACAGCATCGGCGGGATCATTCGCGTCGAGAGCGCTCCGCCCCGCTTTGCTAAGCAAGGGGAAACGCTGCTGACCGGCGAAACCTCGGCCTTCTATCGCAGCAATGGCGACGGGTTCGGCGGCGCCCTGTCAGTGACGGCCGCGAGCGACAAGGTCAGCCTGACTTACAATGGCTCCTACACTCAAGCCGACAATTTCAAGGGCGGCGGCTCGCTGGGCGTCGTGCGATCCAGCGAATATGCCAAGACCGACCACAGCCTCAATCTCGCAGCGCAAGTCAGCAACGGCCTGATCGAGCTGAAAGGCGGCTATCATTTCGCGCCCTATGAGGGTTTCCCGAACCAATATATGGACATGACGTCCAACAAGTCGTGGTTCCTGAACGGCCATTATGCCGGCGTCTTCGATTGGGGCAATCTCGATGTGCGGGCGAGCTGGCGCGACACCGACCACGTCATGAACTTCCTCGCCGACAAGGGCGGGACCGCGACCGGCGGGATGCCGATGAACACGGAGGTCCACAGCGCGAGCTATACCGTCCAGGCGGATATATTGCTCGGCGGCGGCACGCTGCGCCTGGGCAGCGAATTCCAGCATCAATGGCTCAACGACTATTGGCCGCCCGTTGTGGGCAATATGATGATGGGGCCGAATGCGTTCATCAACGTCAACGGGGCCAAGCGCGATCGGCTCGGCACCTTCCTCGAGTGGGAAACGCGCTGGGATAGCGGTTTCTCCCTCATCGCCGGCATCCGTAACGATCAGGTCTGGATGAACACCGGCAAGGTCGCGCCCTATGGCACCGGCATGATGCAGATGGCCGATGTCATGGCGGCAGCGGCGTTCAACAAGGCCGACCGCAAGCGCCACGACAGCAATTGGAGCGGCAGCCTGCTGGTCCGCTACGCGCTTTCGGACGGGGCGGATATCGAGATCGGCTATGCCCGCAAGGTTCGCTCGCCCAATATCTACGAGCGCTATAGCTGGGGCCGGGGCAGCATGGCGAGCCGCATGATCGGGTGGTTCGGCGACGGGAACGGCTATGTCGGCAACCTCGACCTTCGCCCCGAAAAGGCCGATACGCTGAGCGCCGCCCTGGCCATTTCCGGAGGCGGCAAGGATGGCTGGTCGTTCAAGATCGCGCCCTATTACACCCATGTCGACGAATATATCGACGCCTTTAAGCTGGCGGACTTCACCGACATGATGGGCAGTCCGACCGGGTTCGTTCAATTGCAGTTCGCCAACCAGAAGGCAGAGATCTACGGCATCGACATATCGGGCGCCGTGCCGCTATGGTCATCGTCGTCGGCCGGCACCGCGCGTCTGACCGCGCGCGCGAGCTGGCTGCACGGCCAGAATCTGACCGACCACGCACCGCTCTATCACCAGATGCCGTTCAATGCGGCGCTGAGCCTCGAGCATCGGATCGGCGGCCTCGAAACCCGGATTGACCTCGACATCGTGACGGAAAAGGATCGCGCCGATCCGACCCGCAACGAACCGCGGACGGGCAGCTACGCGCTGCTCAATGTCCAGCTCGCCTATCGCATCGACAAGGTTCGCCTGACGCTCGGCGCCGACAATCTGTTCGACAAGGCCTATTATGCTCCGCTTAGCGGCATGTCGCTCGGCGATCTGAAGGCGACCGGCGTGCGCCGCCCGGTTCCGGGCCGGGGGCGATCGGTCAACGCCGGGATCACGATTGCGTTTTGA
- a CDS encoding DUF2946 family protein → MTEARKFLVRHHWLCALLLGAALLVKALVPAGFMPVVSNGVILVQLCSGQGPQKIAIKLPSKGGEQDHDEHKKAEAPCAFTGLSSPSLAAVDALLLAVALAFILATVFRRPNRLVLRRGTYLRPPAIGPPTT, encoded by the coding sequence GTGACCGAAGCTCGCAAATTCCTTGTCCGGCACCATTGGCTGTGCGCGCTCCTGCTAGGCGCTGCGCTGCTCGTGAAGGCGTTGGTGCCGGCGGGTTTCATGCCGGTCGTCTCGAATGGCGTGATCCTGGTCCAGCTGTGCTCGGGGCAAGGGCCTCAGAAGATCGCAATCAAGTTGCCGAGCAAAGGCGGCGAGCAGGACCATGACGAGCACAAGAAGGCGGAAGCGCCTTGCGCCTTTACCGGCCTGTCCTCGCCATCGCTCGCGGCCGTCGATGCGCTGCTCCTAGCCGTCGCCCTCGCCTTCATCCTCGCAACGGTTTTTCGGCGTCCAAACCGCCTAGTCCTCCGGCGCGGCACCTATCTGCGCCCGCCGGCGATCGGTCCTCCCACCACCTGA